One window of the Carnobacterium viridans genome contains the following:
- a CDS encoding winged helix-turn-helix transcriptional regulator, whose amino-acid sequence MATISVKKLSEELGISKQAVHKRIEQLPDRFQPKKVDGIYELTAETADAIRKNKKASTTVNQPSVDAVDALKNANK is encoded by the coding sequence ATGGCAACTATTTCAGTGAAAAAATTATCTGAAGAGCTCGGTATATCCAAACAAGCCGTTCATAAAAGAATTGAACAATTACCTGACCGATTTCAACCTAAAAAGGTTGACGGGATTTACGAGTTGACCGCTGAAACAGCTGATGCGATAAGGAAAAACAAAAAGGCGTCAACCACCGTCAATCAACCTTCAGTTGACGCGGTTGACGCGCTAAAAAATGCAAATAAATGA
- a CDS encoding replication initiation protein — MVGRINNKKILEDNSSSIQKSNEFSMVKMNQGLTLNQMQLLSYAIYATQKDGTTTFRKIDFENKFNIEYKAKHAQEDSLKIIDLKVSTENLANDRFSYWNIFGGMEYDNGKFDFEWNPRMIPHILGLKDKYVLTDLTVTSQFKSSFSWTLYDYLKANYGCWYVNVSKDTLMNLFGVETKESYKKNTSLFKKKVLDIAIKEINTFTEIDISYDEVKKGRSISGFTLKWSTGKGVLKASQKQIDMLKNIADTVLDDVLMYAEINDKQNRERALEIIRDFQSMKYRYLDKQVGLTSDLYNKLMKKAIDNLKALNSLLELEGKEPINTKVPLLNWLEKKT, encoded by the coding sequence TTGGTTGGTAGAATAAATAACAAAAAAATACTTGAAGACAATTCTAGTTCTATTCAAAAAAGTAATGAGTTTTCTATGGTTAAAATGAATCAAGGTTTAACTTTGAATCAAATGCAATTATTATCTTATGCCATTTATGCAACTCAAAAAGACGGCACAACTACTTTTCGTAAGATAGATTTTGAAAATAAATTTAATATAGAATATAAAGCAAAACATGCCCAAGAAGATTCGTTAAAAATTATAGACTTAAAAGTAAGTACTGAAAATTTAGCAAATGATCGTTTTTCTTACTGGAATATTTTTGGTGGAATGGAGTATGACAACGGAAAATTTGATTTTGAATGGAATCCTCGTATGATTCCTCATATTTTAGGGTTAAAAGACAAATATGTGTTAACTGATTTAACAGTTACTTCACAATTCAAAAGTAGCTTTAGTTGGACTCTATATGATTATTTAAAGGCTAATTATGGATGTTGGTATGTAAATGTATCTAAAGATACACTTATGAATTTATTCGGTGTTGAAACTAAAGAAAGCTACAAAAAAAACACTTCTTTATTTAAGAAAAAAGTATTAGATATTGCTATTAAAGAAATAAATACCTTTACTGAAATAGATATTTCTTACGATGAAGTTAAAAAAGGGCGCTCTATTTCTGGGTTCACATTGAAGTGGAGTACAGGAAAAGGAGTTTTAAAGGCTTCTCAAAAACAAATAGATATGCTTAAAAATATTGCAGATACAGTTTTGGATGATGTCTTGATGTACGCAGAAATTAATGATAAACAAAATAGAGAAAGAGCTTTAGAGATTATCCGTGATTTCCAATCAATGAAATATCGTTATTTAGACAAACAAGTTGGTTTAACATCTGATCTTTATAATAAGCTTATGAAAAAAGCAATTGATAATTTAAAAGCTTTAAATTCTTTATTAGAACTCGAAGGAAAAGAACCAATTAATACCAAAGTTCCATTATTAAATTGGTTAGAAAAAAAGACTTAA